The following nucleotide sequence is from Aedes aegypti strain LVP_AGWG chromosome 3, AaegL5.0 Primary Assembly, whole genome shotgun sequence.
ATCAAATTCCTCCTGCATGGCACGCCGCCATGCGTCGCTATCCGTCCGAGCCAGCGCTTCTTGATGCGAAGCGGGATCATCTCCTAATTCGCCATCCATGCCAGATGTAATCGCCACAAGACCATTGTCATCGCTCGGTCCACCAGTGGAATCGTCATCAGGGAAACCATGGAAGTCACTCGAATCATCGTCGGAGATTGGCTGTGGAAGTGGTAAACCGGGTAGGCCAGTGCCGTCAACATGAAAGTCTCTATACTTGCCTGGCAAAACGTGCTCCCGTTCGCTGCGCCTCAACACCTTTGACCGAGGTGGTTGTGAAGATTGTCGCGAAGGGAGCACAGGTTCAGTCAACGTTGCGGTACTTGTGCCGCTATCATCGCTTGAAACACATTCTTCGAAGTCGTCATCTGTTTCCGCTTCGTCATCGATCATCGGATCTTCTGGTTCTGCAACAGGTCTCTCCAGTGTGGGGGAGGGAACCGGCTCCTCGAAGTCCAATCGAACGAACGTTGTTGGTCTCTTAAGTGGTTCCGCTGGAGACATCGCGTCGAATGAAACACCTTCATCCAGGAAAATTACTTCTCGACTCACGATGGTTGACTTCTTCTTCGGATCGTACAGGCGATATCCTTTTGTTTCTTCATCGTAGCCCGTTAAAACGCATTCATGGGATTTGGGATCCCACTTGCGTCTCTTCTGCTTTGGAACTTGAACCATTGCTTTCGTCCCAAACACACGTAGATGTGAAAGGTTGGGTTTCCTTCCATTCCAGGCTTCCTCGGGGGTCAGATTGTGCCCACGAGTCGGAGATCGGTTGATGAGATACACTGCTGTAGATACGGCCTCCGCCCAGAAGCCTTTCGACAATTTGCCTTCGAATAGTAGACACCGTGCCATTTCTACTATCGTCCGGTTGGCGCGCTCCGCCAAGCCGTTTTGCTGGGGAGTATACTCGTTCGTCGTCTCGTGCCGGATGCCTTCTCTCTGTAAGTATCCTTGAAAACTTTTGTTCAGATATTCCTTACCGTTGTCAGTCCGGATCGCTTTGAGCTTCTTGCCGCTTTGGCGCTCCGCCATCGCGTGGAATCTCTTGAAGACCGCAAATACTTCTTCTTCTGATTTTGTTTTCAGAAAGTACACGAACATACGCCTCGTCTTGTCATCGATGAACGTGATGTAGAACCGATTACCGCCAATCGAGTTCATTTCCATCGGACCGCTGATATCCGAATGGACTAACTGCAAAACGTCCGCCGCACGGGATCCGTTCTTCGGAAATGGTAGCTTCGCCTGCTTTCCCATTGGGCAGATTCGACAATCTGCACTAGCGTCTTGGTTCAGCACGATACCGGTTGCCAAACCACCAGCAAGCTTCTTCAGATTTCCGGCACCGAGATGACCCATCCGTTTGTGCCAGAGCTCAAAACTTCCTGCAGCATTACACGATAAAACTTCGTTTGATTTACTCACCACCTGATCCAGCTTGAATTGGTGGTTGGAGTGGCTACCAGTCGCCACCAGCTCGCCAAGGCCATTGTGCACTTTGCAACCATCGTGGTTGAATTCAACGGAGTACCCCTTCTGCACGATTCTGCTCACCGAAAGAAGGTTTGCCGTCAATCCCGGAATCAGCTGCACGCCGCTCGCGGTCACGCTGACTTGATCGCCTCTGCACTTCGGTTGAAGGTTTGCATTGCCACAGGCAACGATGTCCATCGTACCTCCATTCGCTGCAACCACCTTACCGCTTGCCTTTTCGATGCTGTCCAAAAGCTGCTTGTTGCTCGTCATGTGCGCATACGCCGCCGAGTCGAAAATCCAGTCATTCGCGTCACCTTTTCCAAACGTGGAAAGCACCGTGCAAAACGTTTCGCCCTTCCTGGAATCCTTGCAGACCCTTGCGATGTGTCCGTACTGACCACATTTTCTGCATTGCGGGCCCTTGGATGAAGTAGGCTGctgttttttgaaattttccttcCGTTTGTTGGTTGCGAACGCTTGACTGTTTTGCTGGTTGCTACGCAACGGTCGCTCTTGGAGAAGTTTGGTTTTCACGAAGTCCCCCGTTATGGCGACACCAGAATTTTCTAGCGCCATTATCATGGGTCGATAATCATCTGAAAGCCCAGCCAGGAGGATCATTCCAACCCACAAATCCGGCAGCTTGAATCCGATGCTGTTCAGCTGATTCGCAGTCGAAATTACCTGGTTCACGTACTCTTCCATCGAGCCGCACGAGTCCAGATCCGACTTGATGAGCTTGTGGAGCAAGCCGATTTGCCGAGACAGCCCCTTGTCTTCGAACGCCGTTTCCAATTTTTCCCACGCCGCACGCGCCGATTCGGCGTCTTCGATGTGGACGTAGATTGCCGGGTCCAGGAGCAGGATCAGCTTCAATCGGGCTTGAAGGTCCTTTTTCTCTTCGACCGCTTCAAATGTTCCGTCTTCATTTTTCTTGGGCTTCACGGCTTCCCAAAGTCCTTCCAGCTGAAGAAAAGTTTTCGCTGCGAACTTCCATGACGACCAATTTTCTCGTCCAGCCAATCGCTCGATTGGTGGGAGGCTTGAAGATCCGCCGGAACTTGAAGTTGGAGTCGATGGCATTTTCTAATGCGACAGGCCCATAACCTGTAGAGAGTAGCTAAGACGTCTGTCTTTGGTAGTGGTTAAAAAGGAACtaatttattttctgataattcTTACAGCTATAGATGTCAAGGCTTGCTGAGATACTTCTTCAACACAACCGAATTCCACAGATGTTAATCTAAGAGACATCCAAAGATTCCCACAGAATTTCTTTCAATAAAACCCGACAAGAATATCAACACCATTTCATCAACGGTTATTCCAAACAATAGCTCCGGAAGTCCTTAAATTCTACCTGTGTTTCGTTGTTacgtttctttagatttttttttctagaaatttctccagcgttTCGTCCAAGGAATTTCGGAGTTCATCCGAACGTTTTACgatcaatttctcaaaaaatccccaTGGATTATTGTATAAGTTCAATAAGGTTCCACACCAGTATTTTTTATAAGATCCTACGATTGTAGTAATAATTAttccaacatattttttttagaaatttcgtcctgtttttccaggagttccttcacaaTATCCGgcgagatatgattttttttcttttatatttttcaattatattaacAATAATTTAGCAATAATCTTGGAAACCTTCTAAAAGTTCTTCAAGAGTGAGTCTTGCTGAAAATCTGATGAAAGAGGATCTAAGAAATTACATAAGTAACTGTAACAAAAGGTACcctaaaatttggaaatttccgaaggaatctttAAAGCAATctatggagtaattcctgaagatatcctcagagaaatttgcatttaaaatcttaaaaaaaaatctgaaggacaattctgttgaaaatcctgagaaatccttggagacatcTGGAAAAGTTTCTAGTTGAATGTTATAACATGTTATAAACGGGATTCTTGGAGGATGTTGTACAAAAACTGATTggagaatcaccggataaaatcctagaggactaagggctttttcgaaaaatatctgaaatatttctgtGGAAGCCCTGAGGCATTGTTTGTAATATATGTTTGGAAAAATCCTGGTTCTATTTTGagatatccaaaacaaaatgtttggaggaattccttaggaaattcttggagagtgaaaatctcaaataacgATATCAATCAATCCCTATCGTAATGTCATCATAATACATCAAATAATGTTTGTCCTTTACTGGTATATACCAGATGTGTTGGTATGTCGTCGTAATGAcacgagaaatttgaaaaaagtttaaaaatattctcagagaaatgtctggtctGATCAAACTATTTCATCCTGGTTCCTGTTAGagttcgttttgtttttttattactgTTTCGTCAGGTTCTGATTACTTTTTAATCTCTTTTTCTGGAAAGAGGTTTCTAaatttcctattttcaagaaactcaATCACCACTACCCCTGCTTCATGcacattttttaattattggaaaatatttgatttcagaACAAACGATTTTCGATAAGTTTTCTAGAATTTGAAcaactttaaattgaaaacttcgtaacaatcatgattaatttagaactttttcgaaggaaatgcaaaaaatcatcatttatttaaATTACCACAGTTAAATGTTATACCGTTGAACGCGATTACCCAGAGGGATTATCGTTTCTattacccgaaaaaaaaatggatcggGATCCAAAAGTTTTACGGATTATTTGTATTAATTTAGATGGGTGTGACAGCGAGCAACCCTAGCCACCTTGACCAGGCTGCCCTGTTGCATCTTTTTGACACTGACAGTTCTATAAATGACAAGCCCGACTTTTGAGATCTATACTAAAAACAACATTTGGATTTGGCAGAACGATTTTGTGAATGCTATATAAGTTGAATTTCTTGATAATTTCTTAATTTACCCGTTTAAATCTATTATCAGTCCAGTTCAGTGAAGATATTACGGACTCTACAGTAAGATATTTTACGCTAAACACATTCCAAATTTCATACTTCTAACTTAAACTTGCCGATAATTTACACGTGCACCGAATTTAATGACATTATTGAAACAAACAGTTAAACAGTTTAGAATATAATTTGTAGAGTTATAAACTAAAGTAAGTACACATAAAACTTATAAATAACTgttaaaatatctaaaattcTTCATGCAATTTATACTTATAGCCTACAGTTGAAACTTAACCTAAAAAGCTACTTGCTAAGAAAGGGATCAGTAAGAAGATTAGAAAACTAAAGATTTGTAAGTAAAAATCAATACCGATGTTCCTTAACAAAAATGTAACGATAAAATATATTGCAGTTAAAGTTGCCCTGATACTACAGCCCTCAGCCAGGAGATGCACCTGGCtgaactcctaccccgcttcttcgtctaccgaaaattccaatgggaaatcatcagatgatatgtctgcctctgattttaattttctaactgaacaattgaatctaatgattgatgcaatgttcaaagccaccactatgactgaagcagtccaagtaggtgtaaaatttacaaatcaaattgttattgaattacgtttttctaatggatccaaataaaaatttaaatattttaaattggaatgctcgttctctgaatggtaaagaggacgagctgtttaattttcttacggttaataacgtgcatatagcagttattaccgaaacttatttaaaacctggatccaaactaaaaaaagatcctaacttttttgtttatcgtaatgatcgacttgatggggcatgtgggggagttgcaatcatcattcataggcgtataaaacatcaactgttttcgtcatttgaaactaaaatttttgaaactttaggtgtttctgttgaaacacagtctggtaaatatactttcatagctgcctatttgccttttcaatgctctggacagcaagttaatttgctccaaactgacttgcgaaaattgactcgcaataagtcaaaattttttgtcattggtgactttaatgccaaacatcggtcatggaataattctcaaagtaattccaacggcagaattttatttgatgagtgctcttcaggatatttctcaattcaatgccctgatagccctacatgtttttcctcttctagaaatccatctacgattgacttggtcttaaccgactctagtcatctttgtagccaattagttactcatgctgattttgattctgatcatgtccctgttacatttcaaatatcgcatgaagcgattctcaatcctatcagctccactttcaattatttacgagccgactggaatatatatgaaacgtatgttgactctaatcttgatgttaacatttctttagaaactaaaattgatattgacaatgctcttgaaactttaaccaattccattgttgaagccaggaacattgcaattccaaaatgtgaagtaaaatttgaatccgtgattatagacgatgatcttaaactcttgatccgtcttaaaaacgtgaggagaaggcaatttcaacgcactcgtgatcctgctatgaaaattatatggcaggatttgcagaaagaaatcaagaaacgttttgcagatttaagaaacaaaaattttgaaaataaaatttctcaattggaccctggctctaagcccttttggaaatcatctaaaatcttgaaaaaacctcagaagccaataccggcattgaaagaggaaaacaaattattactaactaattgcgaaaaagctcaaaaacttgctatgcagtttgaaagtgcgcacaatttcaatttaggacttactagtccaattgaaaatcaagttactcaggagttcgaaaatattctcaatcaagagaacgttttcgaaaatgcctgggagactgatttggaagcttagcttagcttagcttagactgactacacatatcaatggttgctattccgtgattgaccgaagtcagtgaaaatgcacaaagaatcaactagaagttcggctgggattggccataatcttcttcagtgtgcataattcagtgcctctatttatacagggtcaataacggcgccggccacgtccttgcagtcaggtgggattgggggaaggaatgttagtgcgtaacctttgctttttggagaccgtgtttgcctctgcatctccacaaaggttactgggagggatgtttgttaatggggaggatcgttgggtcataggattcactttgataagcgattagaccatgataaacaatgatttgtgagatatatacatgcttatacgtaaatataatattttcatttgatatgaacaatttctatgtagaggaaaattatgccgaaacttgaggtgacgaaccattcaaagtttgttgaacaaatacctaaatgtaacattcctacagctgtcaggacgaaagcatgtgttattatattttactcatttgaaaagaaacaaaaaactcgattggttgggacatcatagaacactcttattcttatgccgacacttacagtggcgaaccatccaaagtttgttgaataaagtgaacctttcgcaagtctacacttgtagtgtcgaaccattcaaagtttttttaattacaaaaataaaggtatataagaggtgttctgaaaaaaaaagttaaacataaataaatcatgaatcagagtttgtgtcgacactcacagtgacgaaccatccatagtttgttgaaaaatcatatttacatcccaccattgtaacgattgaatgtgctgtcatacatattttatagattagaaatagtagcatgaaacgagctcaccaattgatccgttatccttgactgagcagccacaatccactttcggcttcactcgtttgctcggctataaaaaagcactcaggaaaaaaaaaataagcgcgcgacccaaaaagaataaaaaaaactgttcgggctttcttgacgcactgcccaggagcaagcgtcaaggtcgaaggatcaaacagaactctgcctgggagactgatttggaagaagtgagaactattattaaaaaattcaaaaacatgaaaactcctggcgatgatggaattttctacatcctcatcaagaaacttccagaaagtagcttatcatttttagttgatatatttaacaaatgtttccaattaccatattttcctgacaaatggaaaaatgctaaggttgttccaattttaaaaccagacaaaaatcctgcagaagcttctagctatcgtccaatcagtttgctttcctccatcagtaaactttttgaaaaggttattttgaacagaatgatggcccacatcaacgaaaattcaatttttgccaatgaacagttcggattccgccatggacattcgaccactcatcaacttttacgtgtaacaaatttgatccgtttcaacaaatctgaaggctactctactggtcttgctcttctagacatagaaaaagcattcgacagtgtttggcatgaataataataatattcccacataaaccaaaagctctttatttgaaaccttcaagtagacatgttgtcacgatgagagaggttccaataaattggtcagatgaagttaagtatctagggctcatgctagataagaatttaactttcaaaaatcacattgagggcattcaagccaaatgtaataaatatgtaaaatgtctctatccccttatttcattttgcagcgtttggtggggcaatgagagcgcaagtcagtccaaagccgggggcagggataggtaatggccgtaatagtctatgcggaccacttgaacaccatcggaaatgataggaagggttggggtagggtataggaaattggagaagacttgacacagtaatgcgattaatgctgcaaaatgtaaatgtgctgagagcaatttaatttgagttttgaagtttggtttaatttattaaaatttcaaacaattgtacaagtaagaaagaatgagctgatcgctttatagaaatttaataaacaacaaagtaataacaatatgagagtgatgctaagaactgctgatggcacgatgcgacgctttaggagcttttgataatgattgaacattactataaagaacgcaattcaatcgatggtgacaactttacaaactttatctgtttttattaTGCACagatataaaattataattcagttcactgattggcggtgctgatttatataaaaatatttgatattattaaaatgaaatgtgttaCTTACTCATGTGGttcatacttccctgaccagaattattctgttttgagcatccttttcgaagctattctatccagttatCCATGGACTGCTTAcagttctgaaattattcttattgtgcatgctcatgcattatattagtaatgatcataatcatgcaacagctaagaaggtgagaaagagagaatataggaacagtgattagtaatgagtaattatgtagttttgttagaataataaacaattaaacagcactaatgaatagcttaaaaaatgacattacagcatagctgagccttcgGATTATAAGActgatgtataaaaataatttgtttcgaaattgtccgcgtggtcttctagtgcccctattagattagaatcagtcatagacatacataccgaatgctcgccatgaccctatgaccaacatttgtatatgtatagccttagctgatgtggcttttttaataggtagttctttcactcattgattgtcttcaaaaccttgtcaattatagaaaattgattttatttcatttatgactacattgaagctacattgtacttattgagtattaggtattattttatgtttttatcactattgatattatcaaggtcagaattcccagtgagtgaagaattatcaggagtactagaacaccatagaagatcgctaaacattacctaatcatggaacggctttttgctctattattttaagtagatgctattgatctccctttgctcctatccgcaacccggtgcacgcgccctgttggttttcgaaaacctcgtagaagattacaaaccgtcaatggcattcccaattactaccccacattgcacattcaagggtctgactgtgctcctaacccaccctcagtttgtaatcttctcgccagattgaaattatattttcccgaagtgaaagtaattttgatgagtgatagccgcactatgcagtagtttaactagaatctttaggtcagaagacaaaatctaaattttgtaataaaaaggttgccattgctttgaaattcacccaacatctaatcaaagctactaacaacagcgatcaattatcaaaactcatcgctccctggaaaatataatcccaagcccagggtaaaatgtctctatccccttattaatagaaaatcaaaactttgtcttaagaacaagcttttgatattcaaacaaattttcaggccagccatgttgtatgctgtaccaatatggactagctgttgtaataccaggaagaaagctctgcagagaattcaaaataaaattttgaaaatgattctgaggcttccaccctggtatagtaccaatgagttacatagaatatccaatgttgaaacattggaacaaatgtcaaataaaataatcaataatttcaggcaaaaatcgttacaatcttctattgccacgattaatgcgttatatgtttaggttaagttaggttaagtaccGTCACcgtaccagtatccgctcatgttccagtagcccgctcacgagtTTAAAAAGTAAGGcaatttgagtaaatacacaaaaaaatgtccacagTATGATTCAATTTGTCGAGTTGAACCGTATAGCGGCTATAGTTTTCATATTTACTTTGTGTGAACTTATCTTTTTTcagtgtgagcgggctactggaacatgagcggctactggtgcactgatggtatattcaaagcgtttttttcttctataagcaggtgaaatcaactcacctgtaaaaaatctgaactgctacggcaaatgaaatgtaatatgttattaacaaaatgttaataaaatcttagatttgttttgccaaattaggatgatagtgttgtctaataacacagaacacctagatataagaaataatgaatgtaatgttttgaatgatactaataaagaaataaaaaaatgcatatttcagatgcaCTAGTCAACTCCCCTTGCCAACATTAAAAAAGTCGTTTTTTGTGAACGGACAAATTGTTAAGAGAAATAAAAACGTTTGTCAAATATGATAAACGAATGTTCTTTTTTATGTGTTGATTGCTGTTATAACTGCAGGtaaactactactactactacttggcattacgtcatcactgggacaaagcctgtttctcagtttagtgttcaatgaggaCTACCACAGTTAActgagctttctttaccaaagttgccattttcgcattcgtatatcgtgttgcaaGTACGACGATACTTTATTCCcagggaaatttccataacgatcCCAGACACCGTCAACATGGTTTTGGTTTGTAGAGTccaaaccactcggctaaggaaggccccagttaGGTAAACTGTATTTTCTAATTACTAAAAGTCGTTAACCCCATTCTTTGTGTCAATGCTGTTTCGGACAGTTGAACAAAAGTAAAAAATGTGTATATCTATTTTATTTTGCTAACCAATAAGCCCTTTCAGTAAATCCCCACACTGAATGTTATCATATTCAACGGTTTCCACATTTTGTAGCTCTGCCAGAACGGCCTTCTCCATTTCGACCAGAATCGCTGGCTTTTTATACTGCAAAAGAGAGAATAATACGTTAAATTACGATCTCCTTCTCACGTTCAAAAGGATTAAAAGTAATTTTTAGACATAactttacgtttttttttctaacgagCGAAGAATTTGTAGGGGTTGTCCTGTATGCTcgaacattttttgtttatctTCAATATCGTTAGTATAGTTAGGCTgacacaaatattaattttcttttatgtcacccccccccccttcgaaaatccgaaaattttgaaggggagaaaaaaaaagattcatcgtttttttgacatcagttaagttttttcaatttacaaagtaaaaaacaagtaaaataatgatccagaggacgattaaaaacagtttaacaactatcattaaaaataaaaattcgaaaaaaaaactttttttttcatttttatttttttgttccctCTTTATTTTtgtcccccccctcgtaccttccaagtggtctcggacataaaagaaatttaatatttgtatcagccttagtAGGTATCAATAAATGTTCATTGTTCATTATTCAGTATTCATTGAAAATGTAAATCTTTAAGGGCCTGACTAATACAAACACTTGTAGAAGACAGTCTAATCACAGACATACGTTTGCAAAAACGATTATCAATTAAAAAACATAGTCATGCGAATATTTACGCTAATGTTTtttagctgttacgtctgtgaTTAgactgtcttctacaaagtcGTTTGTAGAAGACAATCTAATAACAGATAAATAGACGTCAATGCTAAAAATATTGTGTTTGGCGAACCGAATACTAGGTcttacgtctgtttgtcagtggtctaatgtttcattctaaagctcaaaattttGGTAATAGGTAGGTAATCTTGGtttgggctcattcatttatttcataacgctgaagttggccattttgtatgaatattattaaatttttgtatgggccgtaacatcgcgaggacacccacccaccccttctagcgttatgaaatttgtgaatgggccctttgtATAGCGTTATCGTaattttaaatcatattttgttttgagaaatgttcAATCTTACCGCAATGATCAACGTATTGTACTGGTGCTTCACCATCAGGTCCTCCACTTTGGGCGCGAAACCGCACCTCTGAAACTCCGGCACCGCAATCTTCTTGAAGTACTTCTTATTCGAAGTCCGCACCGTAATGGTCCGCGCGTCGCCCTCGCACGTAATCGTATAGGTGGACAGCGGGTAGGGCAGGTTCCGGATGCGCCACTCGATGCAATTGCGCGTGACCCGTTTCGATAGGAACGGTTCCGTAGCCGCTTCCTGCAGGGCAAATCCATCGTGGTCATTTTTGAGCGCCTTCGGAATCGGTTCGCCCAGTTCGATTTCCCAGTCATCTTTCCGCAGCAGATCACTTCGCAGCTTCCAGGCCCGCCTCAGGACGCAACCCGTTTCCGTACTGTACTCCTCGGCCATTTCCGTTCCGTCCGGGAATGAGTAGTGCACTTTGCGAACTGTGCCCTGGATGGCCGACGATTTGTCGGCGCCACGAATTTTGGTCAGCCACTCCGAGTAGGACATTTTCGGTATGATTTCACGTGGGTTTGTTCGATGAGACTGTTCCAAACAAGACAGTTACATTACCATGACGATAGGACCGAAGCACCAGACTGATgtgttttgaaaacataaacaaacctCGCTTCCGTCCGGCGTCGGCGGCGTCGTTGGTCCACGCGCGCGATGCCGCTCTTGAGAGAAGAAGCGCTAGGAGAGAGTCTGTTTGAtgaagcagtgttgccacattttttccgactctcatctgtgttttcagcctggtttgctactgacggtcttctttttctgtgattgctgagtttttttcttattccactttgtgtttatatacTAATTaagcgcatgctgttcaaaacttcacatgaacctctcagcaaaaaatgattgagtttgcatcacatcgaatcataaatagccgtgtGAGTGAAATTCcacgccagcaaacgtagcagacattagaaataataatTCTTCTACTTAGATTTAtctgcaactttggaaaaaactgctccgccgactgagatttttaataacagtttactttgaacacaatacttttcactttttcagccataaaaa
It contains:
- the LOC5573828 gene encoding protein DPCD, with the protein product MSYSEWLTKIRGADKSSAIQGTVRKVHYSFPDGTEMAEEYSTETGCVLRRAWKLRSDLLRKDDWEIELGEPIPKALKNDHDGFALQEAATEPFLSKRVTRNCIEWRIRNLPYPLSTYTITCEGDARTITVRTSNKKYFKKIAVPEFQRCGFAPKVEDLMVKHQYNTLIIAYKKPAILVEMEKAVLAELQNVETVEYDNIQCGDLLKGLIG